A single region of the Vibrio cyclitrophicus genome encodes:
- the ureE gene encoding urease accessory protein UreE, with protein sequence MIELTHIQAELNTTPDGFLSLPIDSRIKSRLKVTLDDGRNAGLFLPRGHILRGGEQLSSECGLVVEVKAAPETVSTVYCEDMLLLTRVAYHLGNRHVPLQVEAGWVRYQHDHVLDEMVEGLGATVTTEKQPFEPEGGAYGGRSGGHHHHH encoded by the coding sequence ATGATTGAACTAACTCATATTCAAGCGGAGTTAAACACGACTCCTGATGGCTTTCTAAGTCTACCGATCGATAGTCGTATTAAGAGTCGTCTTAAAGTCACACTCGATGACGGGCGCAATGCAGGGCTGTTTCTACCACGAGGTCATATCTTGCGTGGTGGTGAACAACTCTCAAGTGAATGCGGTTTAGTCGTCGAAGTGAAAGCGGCGCCGGAAACCGTTTCGACTGTTTACTGTGAAGACATGCTCCTGTTAACACGAGTGGCTTATCACCTTGGCAATCGTCATGTTCCGCTGCAGGTGGAAGCGGGCTGGGTACGCTATCAACACGACCATGTTTTGGATGAAATGGTGGAAGGTTTGGGCGCGACAGTGACGACCGAAAAACAACCGTTTGAACCTGAAGGTGGCGCTTATGGCGGTCGCTCAGGTGGACATCACCACCATCATTAA
- the ureG gene encoding urease accessory protein UreG, with translation MESYKQPLRIGIGGPVGSGKTALLEVLCKAIRDKLNIAVVTNDIYTQEDAKILTRAEALEPDRIIGVETGGCPHTAIREDASMNLAAVEELAKLHKNLDVVFVESGGDNLSATFSPELADLTIYVIDVAEGEKIPRKGGPGITRSDLLVINKIDLAPYVGASLEVMEQDTQRMRPTKPYVFTNLKESQGLDFIINFIVTEGMLTMKEPSTTES, from the coding sequence ATGGAAAGTTATAAGCAACCCCTTCGAATTGGTATTGGTGGCCCGGTAGGGTCTGGTAAAACAGCCTTGTTAGAGGTGCTATGTAAGGCGATTCGCGACAAGCTAAACATTGCCGTAGTAACCAACGACATCTACACCCAAGAAGATGCCAAGATACTTACGCGTGCTGAAGCTCTCGAACCTGACCGCATCATTGGCGTAGAAACGGGTGGTTGCCCGCACACGGCGATTCGTGAAGATGCCTCGATGAACCTCGCGGCAGTGGAAGAGCTGGCTAAGTTACACAAGAACCTCGATGTGGTATTCGTCGAAAGTGGTGGTGATAACTTGAGTGCGACGTTCAGCCCTGAGTTAGCCGACCTTACTATCTACGTGATTGATGTAGCGGAAGGGGAAAAGATCCCACGTAAAGGTGGTCCGGGTATCACACGCTCTGATCTGTTGGTTATCAACAAGATCGATTTGGCACCGTATGTTGGTGCGTCACTTGAAGTGATGGAGCAAGACACTCAACGCATGCGCCCAACCAAGCCATATGTGTTCACCAACCTCAAAGAGAGCCAAGGTTTAGATTTCATCATCAACTTTATTGTGACAGAAGGGATGTTGACTATGAAGGAGCCTTCTACGACTGAGTCGTGA
- a CDS encoding urease subunit beta encodes MAGSTKKYSGFVPGKVETAPGDITLNEGRETKSVKVQNIGDRPIQIGSHYHFYEANPSLIFDRETTKGFRLNIPAGTATRFEPGQSRSVELVRYAGKLEIYGFQGKVMGKL; translated from the coding sequence ATGGCTGGTTCCACAAAAAAATACTCAGGTTTCGTTCCCGGCAAAGTAGAAACCGCTCCCGGTGACATCACCTTAAATGAAGGTCGTGAGACAAAGTCAGTTAAAGTTCAAAACATTGGCGATCGTCCTATTCAAATTGGCTCTCATTACCACTTCTATGAAGCAAATCCTTCGCTGATCTTTGATAGAGAAACCACTAAAGGCTTTCGACTTAATATCCCTGCGGGCACTGCAACTCGATTCGAGCCGGGTCAGTCGCGTAGCGTCGAGCTAGTACGTTATGCCGGTAAGTTAGAAATTTACGGCTTCCAAGGAAAGGTGATGGGCAAGCTTTAA
- the ureA gene encoding urease subunit gamma: MELTPREKDKLLIFCAGMLAQQRKQKGLKLNYPESIALISSAILEGAREGKTVSELMDFGRTLLTVDDVMEGIPSMIPDVQVEATFPDGTKLVTVHEPIV, encoded by the coding sequence ATGGAATTAACACCAAGAGAAAAAGATAAGCTACTTATCTTCTGCGCAGGAATGCTGGCACAGCAGCGCAAACAAAAAGGCTTAAAACTCAACTATCCAGAATCTATTGCACTGATCAGCAGTGCTATTCTAGAAGGTGCCCGTGAGGGGAAAACCGTTTCGGAATTGATGGATTTTGGACGCACACTGCTTACCGTTGATGACGTTATGGAGGGGATCCCTTCCATGATCCCTGATGTACAAGTCGAAGCCACTTTTCCTGATGGCACCAAGTTGGTGACCGTTCATGAACCTATCGTGTAG
- the xseA gene encoding exodeoxyribonuclease VII large subunit, which yields MTNPNIFTVSRLNSEVRLLLENEMGIVWLVGEISNFSAPVSGHWYLTLKDSRAQVKCAMFRGNNRRVTFKPQNGNQVLVKARLSLYEPRGDYQLIIESMQPEGDGKLQQEFEKLKMNLAAEGLFAQSSKQILPEHPKCVGVITSKTGAALFDILDVLKRRDPSLPVIVYPTMVQGEGASIQIAQAIGRANERNECDVLIVGRGGGSLEDLWCFNNEIVARTIAASQIPIISAVGHEVDVTIADFVADMRAPTPSAAAELVSRDNSHKEQAFASKRARLVSAIRHVLIKQAQSTQTLKYRLEKQHPSYQLQKQSQQLDDLDMRLRRGMTQYLKQHAQRVERKQHQLQLNSPVKRLGEQKLHLQRSEQKLLDAMDKTLLTTRHQLAMAAEKLETVSPLATLKRGYSITHSASSKTVSSINDVEVGEVITTQVEDGVIESQVTTRVAKSEL from the coding sequence ATGACTAATCCAAACATCTTTACTGTTTCTCGCCTCAACTCAGAGGTTCGTCTCCTATTAGAAAACGAAATGGGAATAGTCTGGCTCGTTGGTGAAATATCAAACTTCTCTGCACCTGTCTCTGGTCACTGGTACCTCACGCTTAAAGACTCCCGCGCTCAAGTTAAGTGTGCCATGTTTCGTGGTAATAACCGCCGTGTGACCTTTAAGCCTCAGAACGGCAATCAAGTTCTAGTCAAAGCTCGTCTGTCCCTTTATGAGCCACGCGGTGACTACCAACTGATCATCGAAAGCATGCAGCCAGAAGGTGACGGTAAGCTTCAGCAAGAGTTTGAAAAACTTAAGATGAACTTGGCGGCGGAAGGCTTATTTGCTCAGTCCAGTAAACAAATTCTGCCAGAACACCCTAAGTGCGTTGGTGTCATCACTTCAAAAACCGGCGCTGCGTTGTTTGATATTCTAGACGTACTGAAAAGGCGCGATCCTTCATTGCCAGTCATCGTGTATCCGACCATGGTTCAAGGTGAAGGAGCTTCGATTCAGATTGCTCAAGCGATTGGACGTGCCAATGAGCGTAATGAGTGTGACGTGTTGATCGTGGGTCGTGGCGGCGGTTCATTAGAAGATTTATGGTGCTTCAATAACGAGATCGTGGCTCGCACTATTGCAGCAAGCCAGATCCCGATTATCAGCGCAGTTGGCCACGAAGTTGATGTCACTATCGCCGATTTCGTCGCAGATATGCGTGCTCCAACGCCATCAGCCGCCGCTGAATTGGTTAGCCGTGATAACAGCCATAAAGAGCAAGCTTTCGCGTCTAAACGTGCTCGTTTAGTGAGTGCAATTCGTCATGTGTTAATCAAACAAGCGCAATCAACTCAAACGTTGAAATACCGCTTAGAGAAGCAACACCCTAGCTACCAACTGCAAAAGCAGAGTCAACAGCTTGATGACCTAGATATGCGTTTGCGTCGTGGTATGACTCAATACCTAAAGCAACATGCACAACGTGTTGAACGTAAGCAGCACCAACTTCAATTGAACTCGCCAGTGAAACGCCTTGGCGAACAGAAACTGCATCTGCAACGTTCAGAGCAAAAACTACTTGATGCGATGGATAAGACATTACTAACCACTCGCCACCAACTCGCTATGGCCGCAGAAAAGCTAGAAACAGTGAGCCCGCTGGCAACGCTAAAGCGTGGTTACAGCATTACACATTCTGCATCGAGCAAGACTGTGTCATCGATTAACGATGTTGAGGTGGGCGAAGTGATCACCACTCAAGTTGAAGACGGTGTAATTGAATCGCAAGTAACAACAAGAGTCGCGAAGAGCGAGCTTTAG
- the urtC gene encoding urea ABC transporter permease subunit UrtC has protein sequence MQSKSFVLSAMRGDKGGQLTILAILAAVILIPLANTMLPSGHPLHVETFTISLMGKYLSYAMLALALDLVWGYLGILSLGHGAFFALGGYAMGMYLMRQIGDRGVYGDPVLPDFMVFLDWSALPWFWQGFDQFWFACLMVVLVPGALAYLFGYLAFRSRVSGVYLSIMTQALTYALMLAFFRNEMGFGGNNGLTDFKDIIGLSLQSDAVKIGLFVATGISLILSYIACRMVVTSRLGRVALAIRDTESRTRFMGYDVDGIKLWVFVLSAVIAGIAGALYVPQVGIINPGEFAPLNSIEIVVWVALGGRATLFGAIVGALIINYAKSWFTVEFPEVWLFALGGLFVLSTMYFPQGVIGFVSEKWQQLRKASSGKNQDKDKDDQHKAKEVIA, from the coding sequence ATGCAGTCAAAATCATTTGTACTTTCGGCAATGCGTGGTGACAAAGGTGGCCAACTGACCATCCTTGCCATTCTTGCGGCCGTCATTCTTATTCCGCTGGCTAACACCATGTTGCCAAGTGGACACCCGCTTCATGTTGAGACTTTTACAATCTCATTAATGGGCAAATACCTGAGCTACGCAATGTTGGCGTTGGCGCTCGATCTAGTGTGGGGCTATTTAGGAATATTGAGCCTCGGCCACGGTGCTTTCTTTGCGCTTGGTGGTTATGCGATGGGCATGTACTTGATGCGCCAGATTGGTGACCGTGGGGTTTATGGTGATCCAGTCTTACCAGATTTCATGGTGTTTCTCGATTGGTCGGCGTTGCCGTGGTTCTGGCAGGGCTTTGATCAGTTCTGGTTTGCTTGTCTGATGGTGGTGTTGGTGCCGGGCGCGTTGGCTTACCTGTTTGGTTATCTTGCTTTCCGCTCTCGCGTGTCTGGTGTTTACCTTTCGATCATGACTCAAGCGTTAACTTATGCCTTGATGTTGGCGTTCTTCCGCAACGAGATGGGCTTTGGTGGCAACAACGGGTTGACGGATTTCAAAGATATCATCGGCCTGAGCTTGCAGAGTGATGCGGTCAAAATTGGTCTGTTTGTCGCGACGGGTATCTCGCTCATCCTAAGCTACATTGCGTGTCGCATGGTAGTGACCAGTCGTTTAGGTCGTGTGGCATTAGCGATTCGTGATACCGAGTCTCGCACTCGCTTTATGGGCTATGACGTCGATGGCATCAAGCTGTGGGTCTTCGTTCTTTCTGCGGTTATCGCGGGTATTGCCGGGGCTTTATATGTTCCTCAAGTTGGCATCATTAACCCGGGTGAATTTGCTCCGCTTAATTCGATTGAGATTGTGGTTTGGGTTGCTTTGGGCGGTCGTGCCACTCTGTTTGGCGCCATTGTCGGTGCATTGATCATCAACTACGCCAAGAGCTGGTTTACGGTTGAGTTCCCAGAGGTGTGGTTATTTGCGCTGGGTGGGCTATTTGTTCTTTCGACCATGTACTTCCCACAAGGTGTGATTGGTTTTGTCAGTGAAAAGTGGCAGCAGCTACGTAAGGCATCAAGTGGGAAAAACCAAGATAAAGATAAGGATGATCAGCACAAAGCCAAGGAGGTGATCGCATGA
- the ureC gene encoding urease subunit alpha: MATISRQAYAEMFGPTVGDRVRLADTDLWLEVEKDYTVYGDEVKFGGGKVIRDGQGQSQRPSAETPDLVITNAIVLDYWGIVKADVAIKDGRVQALGKAGNPDVQPGVDIVIGPGTEILAGEGSILTAGGIDSHIHFICPQQIEEALASGVTTMIGGGTGPNTGTNATTCTPGPWNMHRMLESLDQFPMNFGLLGKGNASQPEALREQVAAGAVGLKLHEDWGTTPASIDTCLNVADEMDVQVAIHTDTLNESGFVESTLGAIGDRVIHTYHTEGAGGGHAPDIIRAAGEPNVLPSSTNPTRPYTIDTVDEHLDMLMVCHHLSPSIAEDVAFAESRIRRETIAAEDILHDLGAFSMIASDSQAMGRVGEVVTRTWQTAHKMKVQRGSLKEDSDYSDNFRLRRYVAKYTINPAITHGMSHEIGSIEAGKLADLVLWKPAFFGVKPSVILKGGMIAMAPMGDPNASIPTPQPVHYRSMFGSYGKACQNTSMLFVSKEAKAQNIDKQLGLQSLIGVVSNCRNISKADMKLNDWMPKIEVDSQTYQVRADGELLTCEPAEELPMAQRYFLF; this comes from the coding sequence ATGGCGACGATATCCAGACAGGCTTACGCCGAAATGTTCGGGCCAACAGTTGGAGACCGAGTGCGTCTTGCTGACACCGATTTATGGTTAGAAGTTGAAAAAGATTACACCGTATACGGCGACGAAGTGAAGTTCGGCGGTGGTAAAGTTATCCGTGATGGACAAGGGCAAAGCCAACGTCCAAGTGCTGAGACACCGGATTTGGTGATCACCAACGCCATCGTATTAGACTACTGGGGCATCGTGAAAGCCGATGTCGCAATTAAAGATGGCCGAGTTCAGGCATTAGGTAAAGCGGGCAACCCAGATGTTCAACCGGGTGTAGATATTGTGATTGGCCCGGGCACCGAAATTTTAGCCGGTGAAGGCTCTATTCTGACGGCTGGTGGCATTGATTCACACATCCACTTTATCTGCCCGCAACAAATAGAAGAAGCGCTAGCTTCAGGTGTTACCACCATGATTGGCGGTGGCACTGGGCCAAATACAGGTACTAACGCAACCACATGTACGCCAGGGCCTTGGAACATGCACCGCATGTTGGAATCACTCGATCAATTCCCAATGAACTTTGGTTTGCTCGGTAAGGGTAACGCCAGCCAACCGGAAGCTCTACGTGAGCAAGTCGCAGCAGGTGCAGTCGGCTTGAAGTTGCACGAAGACTGGGGAACAACCCCTGCTTCAATCGATACTTGTTTGAATGTGGCTGACGAAATGGACGTACAAGTTGCGATTCATACCGATACTCTGAACGAATCTGGCTTTGTTGAATCGACACTTGGCGCAATCGGTGATCGCGTGATTCATACCTATCACACCGAAGGTGCCGGAGGTGGTCATGCTCCCGATATTATTCGTGCGGCAGGCGAGCCGAACGTTCTGCCTTCTTCGACTAACCCAACACGACCTTACACCATTGACACAGTCGATGAGCATTTGGACATGTTGATGGTATGTCACCACCTTTCCCCGTCCATTGCTGAAGATGTCGCGTTCGCCGAGTCGCGTATCCGTCGTGAAACCATTGCTGCAGAAGACATTCTGCATGATTTAGGTGCCTTTTCGATGATCGCTTCGGATTCACAGGCAATGGGGCGCGTAGGCGAGGTAGTAACACGTACTTGGCAAACCGCACACAAGATGAAAGTTCAGCGTGGCAGCCTAAAAGAAGATTCAGATTACAGCGATAACTTCCGCTTAAGACGCTATGTCGCTAAGTACACCATCAATCCCGCAATCACTCATGGCATGTCTCATGAAATTGGTTCTATCGAAGCAGGAAAGCTCGCGGATCTAGTGCTGTGGAAACCTGCCTTCTTTGGTGTGAAACCAAGCGTGATTTTGAAAGGCGGCATGATCGCCATGGCACCAATGGGTGACCCAAACGCTTCTATCCCAACCCCTCAGCCAGTTCACTATCGCTCTATGTTTGGTAGCTATGGCAAGGCGTGTCAGAACACATCGATGTTGTTTGTTTCCAAGGAAGCCAAGGCGCAGAACATCGATAAGCAGTTGGGTCTGCAGAGTTTGATTGGCGTAGTGAGCAACTGCCGAAACATCAGTAAAGCTGACATGAAGCTTAACGATTGGATGCCAAAAATTGAGGTGGATTCTCAGACGTATCAAGTGCGCGCTGATGGCGAGCTGCTTACGTGTGAACCTGCTGAAGAACTGCCAATGGCTCAAAGATATTTTCTATTTTAA
- a CDS encoding HupE/UreJ family protein produces the protein MNFKTAAGLCTFTLASLTTSTMALAHPGHGSHSVHESHSFMSGLTHPVTGMDHLIMLIAFGLLIGALSFSTKIKAALIGGGLASLVVGLIAGQALGFSVIVEPAIIASLFVVSLCLWHVFSPSTKRVNSVLVASIAMLFFHGYAHGVEAASNLTQFATGMSITALALMVIGTFVGRAVYSKWLSVGVASASAVLLLGA, from the coding sequence ATGAACTTTAAAACAGCTGCAGGCTTATGCACTTTCACACTGGCTTCTCTAACAACATCAACGATGGCTTTGGCTCACCCGGGACATGGTTCGCATTCGGTTCATGAGTCTCACTCATTTATGTCTGGCTTAACTCACCCGGTAACAGGTATGGATCACCTGATCATGCTGATTGCCTTCGGCTTGTTAATTGGCGCACTGTCGTTTTCAACCAAGATAAAAGCCGCGTTGATTGGCGGTGGATTGGCTTCATTAGTCGTTGGGCTTATCGCAGGCCAAGCCCTAGGTTTTTCTGTGATTGTTGAACCAGCAATCATCGCTTCTCTGTTCGTCGTTAGCCTATGTCTATGGCACGTATTCTCACCATCAACAAAGCGTGTAAACAGCGTATTAGTCGCTTCTATTGCGATGTTGTTTTTCCATGGTTACGCGCACGGCGTTGAAGCTGCGAGCAACCTAACTCAATTTGCAACAGGCATGAGCATCACAGCTTTGGCATTAATGGTTATCGGTACGTTTGTTGGGCGCGCGGTTTACTCTAAGTGGCTTTCAGTTGGCGTGGCTTCAGCGAGCGCAGTATTACTGTTAGGCGCGTAA
- the urtE gene encoding urea ABC transporter ATP-binding subunit UrtE: MLEVKSVNQYYGESHTLWDLDMQIPEGKCTVLMGRNGVGKTTLLQCIMGLVKVKSGDISLSGESLLKTDAEDRARQGIGYVPQGRQIFPMLTVQENLEVGLPIRDKGDRKIPEFIFDIFPVLKEMLHRRGGDLSGGQQQQLAIGRALVVNPKLLILDEPTEGIQPNIVQEIGDIIRMLNEKMGLTVLLVEQKLPFARKVGDRFCILDRGRQVAEGEMKGLNESLIKEYLTV, from the coding sequence ATGCTAGAGGTTAAATCAGTTAATCAATATTACGGTGAGAGCCACACATTGTGGGATTTAGACATGCAGATCCCAGAAGGTAAATGCACGGTATTGATGGGACGTAATGGCGTTGGTAAAACGACTCTTCTGCAATGCATCATGGGGCTAGTTAAAGTCAAAAGTGGTGACATTTCGTTATCGGGTGAATCGCTTTTGAAAACCGATGCAGAAGATCGTGCTCGCCAAGGGATCGGCTATGTACCGCAAGGTCGCCAGATCTTCCCAATGCTCACTGTTCAAGAAAACCTAGAAGTCGGTTTACCGATTCGCGACAAGGGTGACCGTAAGATCCCAGAGTTCATCTTCGATATCTTCCCAGTATTAAAAGAGATGCTGCATCGACGTGGTGGCGACTTATCTGGTGGCCAGCAACAACAGCTTGCGATTGGTCGTGCATTGGTGGTTAACCCTAAGTTATTGATCTTGGATGAACCGACAGAAGGTATTCAGCCCAATATCGTGCAAGAGATTGGTGACATCATTCGTATGCTCAACGAGAAGATGGGACTCACGGTTCTGCTTGTCGAGCAAAAGCTACCATTTGCGAGAAAGGTTGGTGATCGCTTCTGTATTCTTGACCGTGGACGTCAGGTCGCGGAAGGAGAAATGAAAGGGCTCAATGAATCCTTGATCAAGGAGTACCTGACAGTATGA
- the urtD gene encoding urea ABC transporter ATP-binding protein UrtD has product MTTFNSVKESVQAFTRRDEVFDYLKPDIHPAIDTRHNVLLYVEGVNKSFDGFQAINDLNLYIKEGELRCIIGPNGAGKTTMMDIITGKTKPDTGEVWLGSNINLLKMNEAEIANAGVGRKFQKPTVIECLTVWQNLELAMAGDRSVWSTFTAVMSGEQKDKLTSVLELIHLKDEAANLAGNLSHGQKQWLEIGMLLMQNPKLLLVDEPVAGMTHQEMDRTSELLNSLAGKHSVVVVEHDMDFVRSIASHVTVLHQGHVLAEGTMDQVQAHPEVKQVYLGE; this is encoded by the coding sequence ATGACCACATTTAATAGCGTAAAGGAATCGGTTCAGGCGTTCACTCGTCGAGACGAAGTCTTTGATTACCTCAAACCCGATATTCATCCTGCCATCGATACTCGTCATAACGTGCTGTTGTATGTAGAAGGCGTCAATAAAAGCTTCGATGGTTTCCAAGCGATAAACGATCTGAACCTCTACATCAAAGAGGGAGAGCTTCGCTGCATCATCGGTCCTAATGGCGCAGGTAAAACCACCATGATGGACATCATCACAGGTAAAACTAAGCCGGACACTGGCGAGGTGTGGTTAGGCTCGAACATCAATCTACTCAAGATGAACGAAGCTGAAATTGCCAATGCAGGTGTTGGGCGTAAGTTCCAAAAGCCGACCGTGATTGAATGTTTAACCGTGTGGCAGAACCTTGAGTTAGCCATGGCCGGTGACCGTTCAGTTTGGTCTACTTTCACTGCGGTGATGTCTGGTGAGCAGAAGGACAAGCTCACCTCGGTACTTGAACTTATTCACCTAAAAGACGAAGCCGCCAACTTGGCTGGCAATCTCTCTCACGGACAAAAGCAGTGGTTAGAGATCGGCATGTTATTGATGCAAAACCCCAAGCTGTTGCTGGTGGATGAGCCCGTTGCAGGTATGACTCACCAAGAGATGGATCGTACATCGGAGTTACTTAACTCACTGGCAGGCAAACACTCTGTAGTCGTGGTTGAACACGATATGGATTTCGTTCGTTCAATCGCTAGCCATGTCACCGTACTTCATCAAGGTCACGTGTTGGCCGAAGGCACCATGGATCAAGTGCAAGCTCACCCTGAAGTTAAACAAGTTTATCTCGGAGAATAG
- a CDS encoding urease accessory protein UreD codes for MSALFSLSEERDASLTEALSLNETIEQDIRDGWQASLNLTFVDRGDKTVLKNRQQSGPLAVQRPLYPDGETCHTYLLHPPGGVVGGDTLNIEATIESGAHALITTPGATKFYRSNNKYAKQKQTLLVKKGARLEWMPQENIFFPNAHVRLDTEIRLEKGAQFWGWEMHCFGRPAQNEGFERGHLVGKTEIYLDNQRLLTEGFNFHGGDKLMINMGLLDFSMMGTFYLTSNEKQDLELVQSLLLSITQQASQQSVTSKMPNEPTLIMGATQIEGLIVVRALGNWSEDILQAFGQIWQATRSHLCGTTPDLPRIWAT; via the coding sequence ATGAGTGCTTTATTTTCTTTGAGCGAAGAAAGGGACGCTTCTCTAACCGAGGCTTTGTCTCTGAATGAAACCATTGAACAAGATATTCGAGACGGTTGGCAGGCGAGCTTAAACCTCACTTTTGTTGACCGTGGTGATAAAACCGTTTTAAAGAATCGTCAGCAGTCTGGTCCGCTTGCGGTGCAACGCCCCTTGTATCCTGATGGGGAAACGTGTCACACCTACTTACTCCATCCCCCCGGTGGAGTAGTAGGTGGTGACACTCTCAACATTGAAGCGACCATAGAAAGTGGCGCTCATGCGCTAATTACCACACCCGGTGCGACCAAGTTCTATCGTTCTAACAACAAGTACGCCAAACAAAAGCAAACCCTTCTCGTGAAGAAAGGTGCTCGCTTGGAATGGATGCCGCAAGAGAACATCTTTTTCCCCAATGCACACGTTCGTTTAGACACTGAAATTCGCCTTGAAAAGGGTGCACAGTTTTGGGGTTGGGAGATGCACTGTTTTGGGCGGCCTGCACAGAATGAGGGATTTGAGCGTGGTCACCTCGTTGGGAAAACGGAAATCTATCTTGATAATCAAAGGCTTCTCACTGAAGGTTTTAATTTTCATGGTGGCGATAAGTTGATGATAAATATGGGGTTACTTGATTTCTCAATGATGGGAACCTTTTATCTTACGTCAAATGAGAAGCAAGATTTAGAGTTGGTACAGAGCTTGCTCTTATCTATTACACAGCAAGCTTCACAGCAATCAGTTACATCGAAAATGCCGAATGAGCCCACATTAATAATGGGTGCGACGCAAATCGAGGGATTGATTGTGGTGCGAGCCTTGGGTAATTGGAGTGAAGACATCCTCCAAGCCTTTGGTCAGATATGGCAAGCAACTCGCTCTCATTTGTGTGGTACGACTCCTGATTTACCAAGGATTTGGGCGACTTAG
- a CDS encoding urease accessory protein UreF has translation MSTTGNVAIYRLFQLISPSLPIGGFTYSQGLELAVEAGWVTNRDSMEQWLNTIVSSSVATLELPILERLYHALEKGELDEIEHWCNYLYSSRETSELRAEEKQRGHALNTLLKRLEIDISLVDSVDSHPNQLLGMCIAAQHWDIDLESLKQGYLWSWLENIVTAGVKLVPLGQTDGQLALINITNTFPEIIEKARTIEDWMVGSFSPSMALASSLHETQYTRLFRS, from the coding sequence ATGAGCACAACAGGAAATGTCGCGATTTATCGTCTGTTCCAATTGATCAGTCCGTCGTTGCCGATTGGTGGTTTCACTTATTCGCAAGGGCTAGAACTGGCGGTTGAGGCGGGGTGGGTGACCAATCGCGATAGCATGGAACAGTGGCTTAATACCATCGTCAGTTCCAGTGTCGCGACCTTGGAATTACCTATCTTAGAGCGCCTTTATCATGCCTTAGAAAAGGGTGAACTCGATGAAATTGAGCATTGGTGTAACTACTTGTACTCAAGCCGTGAAACCAGTGAATTGCGAGCAGAAGAAAAGCAGCGCGGACATGCATTGAATACCTTGTTAAAGCGCTTAGAGATCGATATTTCGCTGGTGGATTCTGTTGATAGTCACCCAAACCAGCTGTTGGGTATGTGTATCGCGGCTCAACATTGGGACATTGATTTAGAAAGCCTCAAGCAAGGTTACTTATGGAGCTGGCTTGAGAACATCGTTACCGCAGGGGTCAAGTTAGTGCCTTTAGGTCAAACCGATGGGCAGTTGGCATTGATTAATATCACCAACACGTTTCCCGAGATCATTGAGAAAGCACGCACGATAGAAGATTGGATGGTAGGCAGCTTTTCGCCATCAATGGCATTAGCAAGCTCACTGCACGAAACACAATATACGCGACTATTTCGTTCGTAG